gtattttatgagacagatctcttatttgagttatccatgaaaaaatattactttttatgctaagggtattactttttattgtgaatatcgatagagttgactcgtttcacagataaagattcgttagaccatctcacaagagacctactcttaattTTATGATTAAGGATAACAATAGAGACTAAATATGTCATGTTTTTTGAAGTTTAGGGATCAAAATTGTAAAAGTAGAAATGTTTACACAAAAAATGTTCTTGTATATAGTAAATATTtagatgaaataaatatatatatgcaaaatttcttaattaatttatttgaatatttttttgagTTTTGATTTTTTCCCTAAAGTCTATTTGAttctgtttttgtttttgttttgtttgttttaaCTTTGCTCCTTTTTTCCCCCTTGATGTATTTTTctgggaaaaaaataaaaatcgaaTATATTCAATGTAAAAAGctcattcattttttttttaaaaacaataaatttcaTAACAAGGTATATCCGTACATACGACACAAAGCATCTTGTATAGCAAAATTTCAGAATATTATTAAGCCAAACAATTAAACTATGACCCGGATACTTAATCTGTTAGCAGTAACAACTAACAAACACAGAAATGTGAGGCGAGGCCATACAAGCACACAAGTATATTTTCATCGATCAAGTCCAAAGCTGAAACCGTGATACGAATTACAATGTTCAGAAGGAACGGTGATCATCTTAAACAGAAATTCCATTAACCAAATATCAACACCACAGTTTCACAAATGGAGGTCGTCAGCAGCAGCAGAAGAAAAGAAACCGCGAATCCACGAACTTGGATGAGTGAGTTCCCCTTTACATCTTAATCCAATTACGAAACACAGATATTACCAAGCCTGATTAGGTATCTTCACACTAGAAATAGGTACCTTCGGGGGGCTGGACCAGCTTGCGGTTATGAGGAGCAGCCATCTCTTTCTTCAACTGAGTCAGTACATCTTCCATGGTGTACTCTCTTTGCCAATTTGCTAAAAGTCCGAACTTTTTTGCTTCCACCTATATGGTAAAACGTCACACATCAATACTTACATTTGTATATGCTTTGACAGAGCTAGGAGTTGATAAAATCCTCTTAAATGGAACTTGATGAGATTAGATAAAATGGATGCAAATAACTATCATACAAGCCTTGGTTCAAATGATGCAAAGTACaaggaagaaaaaaatttaacaaaCTAGTCTCTGTATCTAATAGTCACTATCACAAAACGATACAGAGGCAAGGGGTCGTCTGTATGACAAAAATACTGAGATAGATATGACGTAATTGTGTTCGTACCAGTCCATTTTCATGGTTTACGCATGTCATGTTAATCCGAGAATGGAAACGGACTGCAGGAGGCTTCTCTGGATAATCTTTGTCGCAAAAAAGCTTCAACTGGTATATTCGCCCTTCATGTACAGACTAACAGGAATGGAACAAGATTTCAATGCATTCAAGTTATTGGGCAGACTAGGAGAAAGATCAATTAACAAACTACAGTCAGGTCAACATTTAATGGGGGCAATATGCATTAGGAAACCTGAAGGAATCTTTAAAAGCACAGTTGCTGGAATTATAAACCATTATACTGAAATATTATTACAATTTACTAATAAATGGTTACCAGTGAAGAAAAATTTGAAGGGATCTATAAAAGTTTGTAAAGTTGAACCTCAAATACTAGCGCAGCTTTGCTGTTATCTAATgtaacattaaaattttaatgtgatTCATCCCAACACAAATGGCTGAATTCATATTCACCGAACAATTACCACAGCCGTCCACGGGCAATGGCTTCAAGATTCTTAAACCACAACAACAAATCCACTCAACATAGATAAAGCAATTGGGAAACCTTATATCATTAATTCTCGCACGATAAAAAGAGAAATTTAATATTGTGTCTATGGAGTACCAATCATGTATGAAATTCCCGTGATAGATTAAACGTATGATGCACAAGAAAAGGTTTGAATTTACATCAATTCACATCAAAATGAGATGACATGTAACAAGATGCTCACATTGTGAGGACCTATTATGGTACCAGTCCAGGATCGCATGTAAATGTCATCTCCATCATCCATTCCATAACTTACAGTGCCATCTCCAATTCCTTTTTCTCCACGTTCGAGTTCCTCAAGCAACCTGAAGTTTCGAGGTActgcaaaaaaaataataagtctTCAGGtttcaaatgtttttttttcttacttCAGCTTCAGGTTTCAAATGTTAAATACAAgcatatcatgaaaatatttaaacgCCAAAAGGAGCAAGTTCAATAAAACCGAGTACATGTTTGCTGAGATTATAACtggagatttgattcctataacATTCgtgaaaatttcaaaaagaaCAATCTCAATCTTTTCCTCACCACCACTAAAAGAAGTTGTAATAACAGTGACATTTCGCACATAAAGCAAACGCTGGAAATAAACACACTCCCAACACGCAGAAACAATCTAGCAACTGAGATGCGATCAAAATTCTAATGCACAAATAAATCTTCACAAGGTGATAAATTATCCGACAATTCATCCATTATAAGTAAAGAAATCAAATAGAAGCCAGATTAATAAACTCCATCACAAAATACGCATTTCTTTCAATCAAAATTTTCCCAATGATACCAACAAAAAAGGGTTTAGATCATCAACATAAGCCTAAATCAATACCCCTCGACTCAATCTTATCAATCAACTCAACAACCACCACCACATAAAATGATCCAGCATTTTAACTCTTAAACAAAATGTCCAATCTTGCTCGCGCGCGCACTAACTTTCACAAAATCAAAAAAACCCTTTTGCAGATTCACCATGGAAATCgaccaaaaaaatttcaaagaaaacaagagatttaaaaaaaaaaaatttcaaaaaactcTTTCTTCGTTAACTGTAAGAGAGCTGACCCACGACGCTGGATCCTCCCGAACCAAGGGTCATGGCGTTATTACGAGAATCGGAATATTAAAAGAGATCGCAGCAAATCGCAGCAAAAAAGATATTTTGGGGAAGACGGCGTCGATAGAATCTTGAGAAGAGGAACGCTAAGTTTGAGGCCTCAGGTTGAAATTCAGGACGACAGTACAAGCCTCAGGTAGATGTAAATTACTGAGAGCTgccacaattttaaaataccaaATTCCTgtggtaaatttttttttatgacaaaaaaatttagaattagacacatgtaatatttttttaaaataaaacataacaAAAAACTTTAGAATTAGACATTGGGAagattataaaaattttgacaaaattataaaaactatatttttttattattattatagaagtcattcaattaaaatttatacaaaaaagattataaaaattttgacaaatTCTTAAAACATCTAGCCGAAACCCTGGTGGCCTCGTGTCTTTCAGCCAGAACATTTTAGTTATCATATTGATGTGATCTGGTAaaaattgatataaaatatgtggaCAATTTTATCCGATCGGGTTATGCAACTGATGAGAGTACAGCAAGATGTGTCCAAACCAGATATTTTTCTCTCGAGAAAAGTCTGTGCTGATCTGCAAACACGaaaataaccacgtgaatgAGCGTCGGAATGATGTCtgacgtggccactccgatgctaaagtcagcaggtgaaTGAGAAAAAATCATGTAACAAAGAGAAATGATGTATAAATTGTGTATATTCTAGAGAATAAATGATGTAAGAGATATATATGTGAATGAATGTCTTAATGTTTAAACAAATCTGATATTTATAGAAAGAAAGTCAATGATGACCTTGTTTTCAGTACCAACTTACTAATTATTGCAAAATGGTTGCTCATACCCTGGTTTTCTGACGTGCAAAATTGTCCCTTTCGCTTTGTCAAATTCACGCGATTCTAACATTAATGATTACCAAAATAAGGTATCTCATACTTATGCACTCGAGTGAGGCGCTATTATCGAGGTAACCCGGGTAGAGAACTATCATCTGAGAACTCGACTAAAAACCCGCTTCTGACAGCCCGGAGGATGATGTCTCGGACATTCATTTGCCTGGCTATTTGTCGGATTGATCCAAGACTTATCATAACCTGATCCATGATCCAGGATCACTTCATATCTATGACCCGGGCCTCCCGGGgtatcacatataaaaaaatttcacattGCTGGTAATTTAAACAATTGTTTGCATGATATTCAAGTTTGTTCAGtctattttcaaatcatataatGTCTTCCCTTAAAAAAATGGCATTTTGTCACATTTGAATTACCAATGTACCATTCCTGTAGTCGGGTAGAAgccaataatttaaaacaaaattattcAAACACCGATTCTGTAGTGTTCAACTCAGTTTGTGTGGTTTTGGATGTGATTTTAGTACCAATTCATACTGGAATTTAAGCAAAAAAATGGAATGAGATATTCGCACAAGATTGATGGTGTGATATTCTTTCTTCCTTGTTTTCTCGAGGCACTGGCATCCTCAAAATTCACTAAAATCTTCACACGACAaactgtccacaaaatacagcagtaaCCAATAGAGGTATCACGCCATGTAGGAAAAGAGGAAGAGAAACTGAAAAACAGAACTCATCAACATAATCAtttataaaatgattttttacgtTAAATTTACGGTAAGAAATCCCGAAGACGAAAAAGAGAGTTGCGGCAGAAAAAGGGATCCAAGAGAGTTAGCTGACAGGAAACAGCCTACATGGACTTTTCCTTTACATTTTAATGCCGAGTTACTATATGCTAGTAAACCATTACACTAAAAATATGTCCCTTCAGGAGGCTGGACCAGCTTGCGATTGTGAGGAGCAGCCATCTCTTTTTTCAACTGTGTCAGTATGTCTTCCATGGTGTACTCTCGCTGCCAATTAGCTAGAAGACCAAATTTCTTGGGTTCCACCTAGACCATAAACAAATAAGATGCCCACTGCAACATCCTCACTCAACCATAGTTGCATATTCTTggtaaaaatcataatatgaaATAGACAAAAGAGATAACCGTGTTCATACCACTCCACTATCATGGTTTACACAAGCCATGTTAATCCGAGAATGGAAACGAACACTGGGAGGCTTCTCTGGATAATCTTTATCACAGAATAGCTTCAATTGGTAAATACGTCCTTCATGTACAGACTGTCATTGGAGAAAAAATTCAAGTAATTTTTGTCGATGTGACAAATGTTCAATGAGGAAAACCGCATGAATATGGAGTACAAATAACATAAACAAGGAGGATAAAGCCTACACGTTTCAGACTTTCAGTAGTCACTTCTGTAAGAATTTCATGACCATAGTATTCAGATCAAAGCACTCCATGAGAGGACAAACACTTGATACATTGAAACAGAGGAATGGTGTGCTTCGGTGAGTGTTTATGTGCTATTAAATAATGCGGTGAAATATAATAATCAACAGATACTCACATTGTGAGGACCTATAATAGTACCAGTCCAGGATCGCATGTAAATGTCATCTCCATCATCCATTCCATAGCTTACAGTGCCATCTCCAATTCCCTTCTCTCCACGTTCAAGTTCCTCCAACAATCTGAAATTTCGAGGGACTGCACAAAACTAGAGATCTTGAGATGCTAAAAGTTTCCATGGGTAATAAAAAAGCACATATACTGGCAAGTATAGTCCCAGTGATCATTATTCACTAATGCCAAATGATAAGAGCACAGAGCAACAAAAATGTAAACAATTTGCATTTACTCAAAGAATACAGGAAGTCAACTCGAACTTGATTTACCCCACCACCAAGCCAACACAATCAATGGATAAATTCAAAATCATGCCACTAAACaccattttcaagattttttctTGACTTCCTAAAGCGAACAGATTTTTAATAAACAAGAACTATCCATAAACTTAAATCCTTTTGAAACTTGTCAAAACAATAAACTCACAACATAAGTACACAAAAGGAAAGACTACTTTTCCTTTTCATTGCCAATCAATGATCTCAATGGTGGACCAGTTCAAGATTTATGTTAAGGCTCAAATTACACCAGGTGCGTGCATGGGTAATTCCTTAAAGAAGAGAATAGTTAGCATTATAAAACACAGCACTCAGATTGAACTAAAGAGCAAGCGGTACATGAAATAATTCATTCACCCAAcacaaaaataatcaaat
The sequence above is a segment of the Primulina tabacum isolate GXHZ01 chromosome 6, ASM2559414v2, whole genome shotgun sequence genome. Coding sequences within it:
- the LOC142548492 gene encoding ubiquitin-conjugating enzyme E2 variant 1D-like: MTLCSGGSSVVVPRNFRLLEELERGEKGIGDGTVSYGMDDGDDIYMRSWTGTIIGPHNSVHEGRIYQLKLFCDKDYPEKPPSVRFHSRINMACVNHDSGVVEPKKFGLLANWQREYTMEDILTQLKKEMAAPHNRKLVQPPEGTYF
- the LOC142548490 gene encoding ubiquitin-conjugating enzyme E2 variant 1C-like translates to MTLGSGGSSVVVPRNFRLLEELERGEKGIGDGTVSYGMDDGDDIYMRSWTGTIIGPHNSVHEGRIYQLKLFCDKDYPEKPPAVRFHSRINMTCVNHENGLVEAKKFGLLANWQREYTMEDVLTQLKKEMAAPHNRKLVQPPEGTYF